In the genome of bacterium, the window AATAGGTCACCGGTCCGGCCTGCAGCAGCTGCTGCAGCTTGTCCGGTTCTGTGACTTGTTGAATAAATCCGCGACGGTTCAACTCGGCATAGACGTCGTTTCTGAACACTCCTTCCTCCTTGTCAGACCCTGGGCCGGCGGGCTTACCCACGCAACCGGTTTTTCAGCTCCCGCTGGATCTCACGGCTTACGTCCCGCTTGGCGATCTCCTTGCGCTTGTCGTACAGCTTGCGGCCGCGCGCTAAGCCCAGCTCCAACTTGGCATAGCCGTTCTTGAAATAAACACTGAGCGGCACCAAGGTCAAACCCTGCTCCTCGATTTTGCCAATGAGCCGCTTGATCTCGCGCTTGTGCAGCAGCAACTTGCGCGGCCGCACCGGATCGTGGTTCCAGGCGGAACCGTGATCATACTCGTTGATATGCAGGTTGACCACCCACAGGGCCTCATCGATGACCTTGGCGTAGCTATCCTTGAATGAAAGCCGGCCGTCACGCACGGATTTGACCTCTGTGCCCTGCAGCATGATCCCGGCTTCGAATTTTTCTAAAATTTCAAAGTCATGGAACGCTTTACGATTGACCAGATGGGTGGTCTGTTTGTTTTTTGTCATAGCGTAAATTTAATTTTTTTTATCCATAAAACCAAACAAAAACTCCCCGCCGTCGGCCGTGTCCAGCGCGGCAAATCCATCTGCAGCCACGAAATCCCTTGACAGTGTGGTGAAAATTCTTTATATTTAAATCCACAAAAACTCGCCGAAGTGGTGAAACTGGCAGACGCGCACGGTTCAGGGCCGTGTGGGCTTAACACCCGTGTGGGTTCGACTCCCACCTTCGGCACCCTGCAAACCCCGGTGTTTTTAAACCCGGGGTTTTTTATTGTAAACCTTTTTCCTTCACTTACGTATCAAATAGAAAAAACACACTATAAAAGGCGGACGTCATGGACCATGCCACCTGCTCCTCCCAAGAGCCCAAACTGCGCACCGTGCTGCGGCAGGACATCAAGCACAGCGGCCTGCTAAAGACCGCGAGAAGGGAATACGCTGAACTGCGCGAGTATTTTCTCTCCGAGCACCGTCAGCAGCAGCTCCGCTCTATGGGAGTGGTCAAAAAGCTGCTGTTCATCCCCTGGTGGCTGATTAAAAGCCTGCTGCTCAAATTAAGCTGGATCCGTCGCCTGGTGCTGCTTTTAGCCTTTTACTTTGTGCTCAACCCCATTCGCATCAAAGCGAATACCGAAGGACTCCAGTTCGAACAGAACAGCTCTTGGATGGGGTTCGTCCTGATCCTGCTGCTGCTCATGCTGGAGCTAAAAGACAAGCTGCTGGCTAAAAGTGAATTGGCTGCCGGCCGCACGGTGCAACAGGCGCTCATGCCCGAACCAGAACCGCAAATTCCCGGCTGGTCCACCTGGCTCTACTACCAGCCGGCCAATGAGGTGTGCGGCGATCTGTTGGATTTTCTTCGCATCGAGGAGTGGCGCTTTGCCATCGCGCTGGGGGATGTGTCGGACAAGGGACTGGGCGCAGCGCTGCTGATGGTCAAGCTGCAGGCAACGCTGCGCGCCCTGGCGCCGGATCACAACGACCTCGGCCAACTGGCTGCCAAGATGAATGAGATCTATCTCCGCGACGCCATGGCCAAGAGCTTCGCCTCCCTGGTCTACCTGGAGCTGCATCCGAATTCCGAATCCATACAACTTTTCAACGCCGGCCATCTGCCGCCCATTCGCATTCGACGGCACACGCTGCAGGAGATTGAAAAAGGCGACGCCGCGCTGGGCTTGAAACCGCACGCAGAGTTCAGAGAGCAGCAGATCAACCTGGCCAGCGGTGAAGCGCTGTTCATCTATTCCGACGGCCTCACCGAGGCGCGCAACAGCCAGGGTGAGTTCTTCGGCGAACGCCGATTGTTCGATCTGCTGAAAAGATGCCCGGAGGGATCGGCGCACAGCATGGGCGAGTTCGTGCTTGCCGGGTTGGAAGAGTTTATCGGCGACACACCGCATCACGATGACCTTTCCATCGCGGTGCTGGTCAAGCAATAAGCGAGCGTCGTGGCGCAATCCACCGCATTGCGCACAGCCGGCATCAACGTAAGCCAGGGGCTTGCACCACAAAGGCCTTGCCCCACAATAGCGATCTTACCCTCACCCCACCGTATAAAAAAGCCAAGTGCTGCCGATGCGACCATACTACTTCATTTTAATCGCCTATCGCAGCCTACACCGTAAACTCAACAGAAAACCCAGATCAGATACAGCGCAGTCAACAACACAAACAGCAGCGCTAGAACCATGGTTCCGATCGAACTCTTGTCCGAACGCAAACTGCAGCCCGTCTTCACACAGTGTCTGATGATGATCGGACAGAGCACCAGCGCGTTCACCAGCAACGGCGCGATCAGAAATCCAGAGGTGTCTTTCCAGGCGTTCGCCCGCAACAGCGAAGCCAATCCCGCCTTCACCGTTACTGTGCCGCTCGAATTCTTTGCCGCAGTCAACCAGACATCCAATCCGTGGGTGAGGAACAGCAGGCCGGTGCCGATCAGCAGCAGCCAGAGCCCGACTCGAGCGGACCAGGCCTGATGATCAGGGCTGTTCAGCTTTTCTCCAGCGCTCAATCGGCTGTGCTGTACGCCATAACCGGCATAGATGACAAAACCCACATTGAGCCAAGCGGCGAACCGCAGCCAGGAGGTCGGCGGCAGATAATAGATCAGATACAGACAGCTGATCATGCCGAGCGTTGGAAAGATGTGATTGCGCACAAGGTAAAACAGCAACGCAAGGACCGGCAACAGAATCGCTTTGCTGAGCAGCGTCAGCGGTAAAAAGCAGATGACAACCGCCAGCACAGCATAGAGCCCCAACGCCCAGCGCAAGCCGCCGGGAACGCGGAACGGCCGCGGCCGCAGCGGCTCCTGGCGGCGCAGGACGATGATGCCGGCGCACACCAGAATAAAAGCGAACAGTGTGCCGATGTTGGTGAGGTCCACCATCTCATCGATGCTGGCGATGGCGGCAAAGCCGGCGACGAACAGGCCGGTAAGAATGGTGGAGATCCATGGGGTGCGAAAACGCGGATGCACTTTGGTGAACACGGCCGGCAACAGACCGTCGCGCGCCATGGAAAAAAAGATGCGCGGCTGGCCCAGTTGAAAGATGAACAGCACCGCCGTGTGCGCGATCACCGAGCCGAACGCCACGATGCCCACAGCCCAGCCCAACGA includes:
- a CDS encoding serine/threonine-protein phosphatase, which translates into the protein MDHATCSSQEPKLRTVLRQDIKHSGLLKTARREYAELREYFLSEHRQQQLRSMGVVKKLLFIPWWLIKSLLLKLSWIRRLVLLLAFYFVLNPIRIKANTEGLQFEQNSSWMGFVLILLLLMLELKDKLLAKSELAAGRTVQQALMPEPEPQIPGWSTWLYYQPANEVCGDLLDFLRIEEWRFAIALGDVSDKGLGAALLMVKLQATLRALAPDHNDLGQLAAKMNEIYLRDAMAKSFASLVYLELHPNSESIQLFNAGHLPPIRIRRHTLQEIEKGDAALGLKPHAEFREQQINLASGEALFIYSDGLTEARNSQGEFFGERRLFDLLKRCPEGSAHSMGEFVLAGLEEFIGDTPHHDDLSIAVLVKQ
- the smpB gene encoding SsrA-binding protein SmpB, which codes for MTKNKQTTHLVNRKAFHDFEILEKFEAGIMLQGTEVKSVRDGRLSFKDSYAKVIDEALWVVNLHINEYDHGSAWNHDPVRPRKLLLHKREIKRLIGKIEEQGLTLVPLSVYFKNGYAKLELGLARGRKLYDKRKEIAKRDVSREIQRELKNRLRG